The following DNA comes from Corynebacterium atrinae.
CGGGAGTGGCCGGGGCAGGAAGAACTCGCCCGGCGCATCAATGCCAACGGCTGGTCGGAGGCGGGATGGCAGAACCTGAGCCTCGGCATCGTGGCGATGCACTCGGCGCTAAAGCCGCATTCGCTAACAACTTAAGGCTCCCGGGCGGTCGCGAGGGCGCGGAGTTGTTAGCGAACGCCGTTTTCGCTGCCCGACCACAGCGGGGAGTCCCGCCGCGCCTTCGACACTCCCCAGCCAGCCAGGCGCCAGGCGCGGGCAATGAGGTCACGGTCCTCGTCGGTGACCAAGTTGCCCATCAGGCGCGCCGCCGCCGGCATGACCATCGCGCCAATGGGGCCGCGCAGGCCGAGTGGGCCGACGAGGGGGAGGAACCGCGGGTACGTCAGCAAGCGGGCGGCGGTGCGGGCGAGGAGGAAGGCGTCGCCGTAGTTCTCCCGAAGCAGGTCGGGCCAGGCGTGCGTGAGCGGCTCGGGGCCGAGGAGGTCGACGGCGAGTTCGGCGGTTTCGAGGCCGTAGTCGATGCCTTCACCGTTGAGGGGGTTGACGCAGGCAGCGGCGTCACCGATGAACATCCAGTTGGGTCCGGCGACGTTAGACACGGCCCCGCCGAGCGGCAGGAGCGCGGAGGCGACGGATTGCTCGGGGCCGAGTTGCCAAGCGTCGCGCTGTTGGGCGGCGTAGTGCGCGAGGAGTTTTTTGGTGTTCACTTTGGCGGGGCGCGCATCGGTGGAGAGGGCGCCGGCGCCGAGGTTGACGCGGCCGTCGCCAAGCGGGAAGATCCATCCGTATCCGGGCTGGACCACGCCGGCTTCATCGCGGAGTTCGACGTGGGAGTGGATCCACGGTTCCGCCGATTGCGGGGTGTCGCAGTAGGAGCGCGCCGCGATGCCGTAGACCTCGCCTTTGTGCCACTGTCGGCCGAGCAGTTTGCCGAAGGTGGAGCGCACCCCGTCCGCGACAATGATCCACCGTGGGTGCACCTGCTTATCGACGCCCCCGTGCCTCACCGTCACCATCTCCACCGCACCGTCGGCCGCGCGTTGCGCGGCGACCGCCGTGGCACCCTCCCACAGGTCGGCGCCGCGGTCGACGGCGGTGCGGGCGAGGAGGGCGTCGAAAAGCAGGCGAGGCATGGCCGAGCCAACCGTGCCGTAGTGGCCTTCAGGCCACGGTGCTGTGACGGAGCCGCCGAAGCCGTGCAGCTTGAGGCCGTTGTTGCGATAGGTGCCGGTGACCTGCTCGGATAGCCCGAGGCGGGAGAGCTGATGGATGGCGCGGGGGGTGAGCCCATCGCCGCAGGTTTTGTCGCGGGGGAACGAAGCGGAGTCGATGAGCACGACCTCGTGCCCAGCCTCCGCGGCGTGAATCGCAGCTGCGGAGCCCGCCGGGCCCGCGCCGACAACAAGGACGTCACAGTCAATCACGCACCCCATTGTGGCATGTCGCCCCACCCCGGAGTATGGCGGGCGGCCACTTTGGACTACGGTTGAGTGCGATTATTTCTAACCCTCTGACACGCGCGCAAGGACACTCGACAATGACCCACGGCACTACCCATCAGCCCCGTACCGTCGGGCACGTGGACCTGGGTGACGCCGAGCTCAACCAGCGCATCTCCCTCGGCCTTGCGGCTGTGGAAGAACTGCTGGACGTCGAGCTGGCGAAGGGCGAAGATTTCCTCGTCGACAAGGTGATGCACCTGACCAAGGCTGGTGGCAAACGCTTCCGGCCGATGATGGCGCTGCTGGCCTCCGAATACGGCCCGGAAGCAGGCTCGAGGAATGTGGTGAAGGCCGCGACCGTCCTCGAACTGGTGCACCTAGCCACCCTCTATCACGATGACGTGATGGATGAGGCCGAACTGCGCCGCGGCGTGCCATCGGCGAACTCTCGCTGGACGAATTCCGTGGCCATCCTCGCCGGCGACATTCTCTTCGCCCACGCCTCCCGCCTCATGAGCGAGCTTGACGTGGCCACCGTTGCCCACTTCGCGCAGACCTTCCAAGACCTGGTCACGGGGCAGATGCGGGAGACCATCGGCGCCGAGGACGGTGACCCGATCGAGCACTACATGAAGGTCATCGAGGAAAAGACCGGAGTGCTCATCGCTTCAGCCGGGCATCTGGGGGCCGTTCATGGCGGGGCGTCTGAGGAACACGTCGACGCGCTGACCAGGCTCGGCGGTGCGATCGGCATGATCTTCCAGATCGTCGACGACATCATCGATATCTTCTCCGACCGCGCCGAATCCGGAAAGACCCCCGGCACCGACCTGCGTGAAGGCGTGTTCACCCTCCCTGTGCTCTACGCGCTCGCCGAAGATACTCCGGTGGGGGAGCAACTGCGCGCGCTGCTCGTTGGGCCGCTGACCACGGATGAGGATGTAGCCCTGGCGCTGTCCCTGTTAGAACAATCCACTGGGCGTGCGCGGGCCCTGGCGGATGTCCAAAGCTACCTGGTTGAAGCGGAGACGCAGATAGCCCGCCTGCCCGAAGGGCGCGCAACCGAAGCCTTAAAACTGCTCACCACCTACACCATGCGCCGGGTAGGATAGTGCCCGGTTTTATGGGCTGAGCTGCCGATTTGCCTCGGTAGTGGTGCGGCATAGTAGAGTATTCAACGCACCTTCTGGTGCGCGCCAGGTTGCCCGAGCGGCCAAAGGGAGCGGACTGTAAATCCGTCGGCATTGCCTACAGAAGTTCGAATCTTCTACCTGGCACCACAAGAAAACCCATCGTCTGGAGAAATCCGGTCGGTGGGTTTTCTGCTGCGTGCCGGGTAGGCCATCCCTGTTGGATACCCACT
Coding sequences within:
- a CDS encoding geranylgeranyl reductase family protein, with product MGCVIDCDVLVVGAGPAGSAAAIHAAEAGHEVVLIDSASFPRDKTCGDGLTPRAIHQLSRLGLSEQVTGTYRNNGLKLHGFGGSVTAPWPEGHYGTVGSAMPRLLFDALLARTAVDRGADLWEGATAVAAQRAADGAVEMVTVRHGGVDKQVHPRWIIVADGVRSTFGKLLGRQWHKGEVYGIAARSYCDTPQSAEPWIHSHVELRDEAGVVQPGYGWIFPLGDGRVNLGAGALSTDARPAKVNTKKLLAHYAAQQRDAWQLGPEQSVASALLPLGGAVSNVAGPNWMFIGDAAACVNPLNGEGIDYGLETAELAVDLLGPEPLTHAWPDLLRENYGDAFLLARTAARLLTYPRFLPLVGPLGLRGPIGAMVMPAAARLMGNLVTDEDRDLIARAWRLAGWGVSKARRDSPLWSGSENGVR
- a CDS encoding polyprenyl synthetase family protein, with amino-acid sequence MTHGTTHQPRTVGHVDLGDAELNQRISLGLAAVEELLDVELAKGEDFLVDKVMHLTKAGGKRFRPMMALLASEYGPEAGSRNVVKAATVLELVHLATLYHDDVMDEAELRRGVPSANSRWTNSVAILAGDILFAHASRLMSELDVATVAHFAQTFQDLVTGQMRETIGAEDGDPIEHYMKVIEEKTGVLIASAGHLGAVHGGASEEHVDALTRLGGAIGMIFQIVDDIIDIFSDRAESGKTPGTDLREGVFTLPVLYALAEDTPVGEQLRALLVGPLTTDEDVALALSLLEQSTGRARALADVQSYLVEAETQIARLPEGRATEALKLLTTYTMRRVG